GGCAGCAGCTGGTGAGTTTTTACAAAATCCTATAAAATGAGCATCGGAAAAACAGATAATTTATCAATACACTGTACATGGCATAGGGGATTAGTTAGATTTAAAATATGAGAGAGACTCAAATGCTCAACTATGggagaaatataaatattgatacctaattttttgttatattataCAAAAGTATGCGAAAACTTTACCAGCAACTTAATAGCTGATttagaatttatttaattctctGAATTTGATTTGTTAAAGTGTGAAAAgttggtatgtatgtatgttcaaAGAAATATTATTGAAAGAGGTCCTGGATTAAGTTTTGCCATATATTAAAACCATTAAAAGGACTGCTCCCTAtagtaaatatgtatataattttgcAAAATAGGTTTACTAAATAGGCAAGcctaaaaatgtatttctcCAGCAACTCTAGTAATGCTGAGAAATCAACTTTTTGCCCATAGTTCGCTCCCAATGGGAAGCAAAGTCAACGAAGCCTGAAAGTAGGCTAAATATTTTGGCTAACAGAGAATTGGAATTGCAATTTCGTTTTATTTAGCATTTTATCCGGACGTGAACTGATTTATGGGGGAAGACCAGGCCACaacacatccacacacacacacacacacatgcaccatacacacacacacacggacacaCTTATGCACACATGTGTATAGTCAAGTCATACCGATTAAGCACTTAAATATGTATCCCATATAGAAATTCATATATATTCATTTGGCAGCTGGGGCTCTCGAATTTCAGAGATAGAAATCTATAATGACTGACTGAATGGCTCTTGGCGGAATCGGAAGCGAgacaaatcaaatcaaaatttgccacaaaaatggaaaatagaATCAAAACCGCAACACACACGAAACTCAATATGCTTCCTCCCCAAACCTAACCCGTTTCTCTAATCTCAGCCATAGTTATCCACAAGCATTCAATCATTCGCTCATTAGGCTGAACAAAGAAGGTGTCTAGCAGTCATCATCGCAATGTTTGATCAGTATATCATCAAATCGCTTagatgtatatacatatatattgaatGCAATGGACGGGGGCTTAGCAAGAAAGAtggtgagagagagagagagagggagagagagagtgagacaaAGACGGCATGGGTATGAGTATGCGGAATTGCTGACACTTCAAACAAAGCCAAAGCAACATTCATTGACAACAAAGGCAactaataaaacaacaacaactacaaaatcTAAAAGGTGTTTTGGCTGAGCATTCAATTCTAAGCTTTGTTTTTAGCCAAACATTGTTTTGTGTTATATGCACAATAAGTGAGGGTATATCAGTTGTTTGCAAACTGATTCCAATTGCATTTTAGTTCTCAAGAGAATTTAGTGTATGATTTATTAATAAACGTCTTTTTCCTAATTTTTCCTATGGATTAAACTTGGATTTCTTAGGGATTCCTGTTTGTATTTACATTGTTTTGGCCTTTATCATAATGAGAAAAATATAGACACATGATTTGATTTGAATAGTTTTTCTATCCacagtatatatttttatacatttgtacctacatatgcataaatatttcCTACAGGGTATCAAATGAGTAGGATTGGTTTTTTCTGCGGAACTTTCATTGTTACTGTGCTAATGAGTTCAAATGAGCTGTTGATCCCCTCACCTGATAACTAATTAGAGCGCTTTCTGATGCATAAattacacacgcacacacacacacacacacacacacaaagccctaagagcaaaacaatttttaaaagccCAGCTTTGTGGCCCTTTATGTTGCTTCTTTacataacacacacactcacacacacacacacaccaccgTAATACAAACACTCTTACCTAGAGAGCCCACGCACTGAGCTTGTGATttttacatacaaacaaatgGCTAAAAAGCGTCAACTTGATAATGAAGTTGTACGCTAAATTGGTCAaaacaaatgtacatatacaaGAGAAACGCGCGCAACTAACCGATCCAACCAAGTGGCCAAAGTCGAAGAGCGAGAACGAGATGGCAACAAAATACACAGATATTCTAGTGATCCGCGTAATAAGTAAagttggctttttttttgctcagtTGCTTTCTGGCAGTTGACAGCGTCGGACGCGCAAAGCTCTCGATAAACCGAAACGCTCGCAAGCTCTTGTTATTCAGCTCACCTGAGAGTTGCTCCCCTCTGTTCGGTTCAGTCTTTTACTTTTCTGCAAGGTTAAGAGCTTAGAGCTTTGAAGCTTGGCGCCGCCGGCAAAAGCCAAGGTTAAATTGCTCCAAACGTTATTAGCGATATGTCGTTTTTTCGCAACATACGTTCATCATTGTCTTCGTCAAGGGCCAAGAGCTCTTCCCGTGATACAACACCAGTTCGCAGCTCCAGCTCTCGACCAGCTAGTGTGATTAGTACATCGACACGTCGTGATTCTACAACTAGCTCGACCCTACAGCGTGGCGATACCTTCATACTGAATCCATCCGATGAAGATCGTCCGCCCTCGAATTGCTCGACTTTGgaaaagaaatcgaaaaaatCGAAAGTTTTTAGCAAATTTAGTACATTTACGAAACGCAAGAAGACTCCATCACCCTCAGAGGAGGCTACCTATGAGCATCATCCTAGTGATACGGCCACAAATACCTATTACAAATGGCGCAACGATGGAGCCGATTCGCGATTAGTTGACTACGATGCCCAGGCTGATCCCTTCAATTTCCTGTATGAACAGCAATCGAGTTTGAAGGCGCTACAGGGCGATTCGAATATAAATCGTCAGTCTAGCATTGGATCCAATTCAAATTCAAGTGGTAGCTTCGATTCATCCACCTATCGTAAGAGTAAGCCACCCAAACATTTGCGAGAACAATTGGAGCAATTGAAAACCCATACGAATGCCGATCTAGTGGAGGATCAACAACTAGAGGACGATGAGAGGGATAAATACAAGACAATCACATTGAGTAGTTTTCGTAAATCGTTTCGTGATCGCCTGATACAACAGCAAAAGGAGGATCCTCATAATCCCGCCTGGTTTGTGGAAGTACctcaacaaacaacaacaacaacatcatcatcatccgaTCAAGCGCAACATCGTCTATCGAAGGAGAATCGTCCAgactttttggtttttgaaaatGACAACTATCGGCCTCAGTCACGTTCACCACTTCGAGATCGACCATCACGATCTGTCACCCGTTCGCCTGTTAAACGAAACGAGACATTCCGTGTGACTCAACCCAGGAAATCCTCACCATCTCCTGCACCACCATCTATACGTATCGAGATTAAGAATTCCATATCCCCACATTCCCCGGGACGTTTTGTTCCCGTCGGTGTGGCCAAGCCCATGCCAACTGCAGAGTATTATGCAAAACCACAATCGCCCACAAGACATCATCAACCTGCCAAAATGAGCGGACGCTATCAGACTTTGGTTCACATAGGCAGTGAACTTGGTGGAAAATCAAGCATGGCGCCTCCCCCAAGCCGTGGAAGGGCTCCCACTCGCATTCAGCTCTATGGCAATAAACCACAGTCCGCCACAAGTGGCGCCTTCAACTATCGTCCGCACTCATCCTCATCCAGTAGTCTGCCCCATCAGCAGACTTACTTTGGTGGCCATTACAATGCTCCAAAGACGGCCAAAACCACCACATCAACCACATCCCAATGGCAGACGTCAAGTTCACGTGGTctaagcaacaacaacaacaacaacaacaacaagtttggAGGGAGTGGAGGAGAACCTACCATATATTTGGGGCGTCGCgatcaacagcaacatcagccacatcagcatcaagCACGTCCCGCCCCCGCTTTAATACGGCGCAATCGATCGCCTATCAAAATTCCCTGGCGGTAGGCGTAGTGCCCAATCAACGATCGGACCGATCTGCGAGTTCTGTTCTGTTGCGTCATTTGAGCGCTTAGTGAATAAttttctccctctctatcGCCACCCACCCATAACCCCCtctttgcgtgtgtgtgtgtgtgtggcatattttttttttttttattattatttatttgcagTTTAATGATTTATGTCCACATGTCATTTACCCCTCTCCCCATACTTACGGGTTGTGaagttttacatttatttttttttttttgtttttttttgttaagcaaataaaattgaaatcagTTAAGGCTTataacacagaaaaaaaaagaaacgttGTTTTCTCCATTAAGGAGAGCCCTGGGGGgatttttgtaaatatatatatatatattttgtttttgaaccAAGGTTTGTATGATATGACATTAACAGGAAAGATATAACCAACCATAAATGTTTCGCAATTTATTGATTCGCCGAATTGAAATTGTGAATAATCAAATTGAAGATGCAGAGCGAAGAAGTTTTAATACCCTGTGACATATGGCAAAGTCtcttaagtttaaaaaaacatCTCATAAGATGGTTCATTGATAATCATCAAGTGAATGAATTAGTTTCCAAATGTTGAAATCGAAACAGAATTCTGATAAAGTAAATGACTTTAATCTCCTCTAAtcaacagaaaaactaagatacTCTTTACGTTTTGTTAGAGTAATATTAATGCAAAAGGTGTTAATTATCatttgtctctctctttctcttttttactCCACTCTCTGTTGGCTAAGCAGAAAAATCTTGATACAATTTTTAGTTCGTCAAATagtgaaccaaaaaaaaaaacaaaaaaaaacaaataaaatatataaactgaaactgaaataCTGAAAATATGAGTTCGTCTGTTCGACTCTATGACTAACTGTGCATGAAAATGAGTAAATGTTACGTGACAAGCATTAAAATATGGCTagttctatatacatatatataatatatatacttatatagattgagacaaagagagagagagatagatagagacgCAATGAGATGTGTAGAGTGAGGGGTTAGTTAGAAAGCAGCgccaaataaaatgaaatgatgatgatgaggttAAAGCCATATTTGgataacagaaaaaaaaaatacgaaacaAAATATTGGAATAAATTGTCCAGAAAACGCAAATGCTGATGTCagcaaagagaaagagagagagagagagagaaagatataGAAATATATCTAATCTATCTATATTCTATGCCATCTATTCGCGGTTTAATCGAGACTAATTAGTTAAGATCGTTGCCCTAGTAAAGCCAGAACCaaagctttttttttcactttctcaTTTGGTCAAACAACTTTGGCGACTCGACATGTTTGGCTTAGAGTTACGCATGATCTTGATCTACATCCATAGCAGATTAGCCTCaagttgccatttttttttcttgtttgtttctataaaatttttttgtttttagactTTACAAAATCTTAACTAGACTGTGAAAAATTATGGTTATAATGTAACTTTTACATGGTATTAAAATTTAACCTTgcttcgtttttgttgttgttgtagtttatCGAGGGGAGAAGTTATCTGAAATCTCTGTGTGGGCATACAAAACAGGTTGAAATCATCAAAATCATCATGATCATTGaaatcatcattattattgttataaaaataatgatacacacacacacacacacaaaaacagcaacaaaactTGTGTTAATTAATGCCAATTTTTCGTCAGACGAAAGAAACTTCACTTGTACTTTAATTGTCTTCATTTTGATTCAGGGTTTTGCGGGTATATTGAAATATTCTCTCCATATGCATCTTTTTATAAATCAACAGTACTAACAGGCAACTAAATctcatatttatgtatgtat
The DNA window shown above is from Drosophila willistoni isolate 14030-0811.24 chromosome XR unlocalized genomic scaffold, UCI_dwil_1.1 Seg41, whole genome shotgun sequence and carries:
- the LOC26530200 gene encoding putative uncharacterized protein DDB_G0277255, with amino-acid sequence MSFFRNIRSSLSSSRAKSSSRDTTPVRSSSSRPASVISTSTRRDSTTSSTLQRGDTFILNPSDEDRPPSNCSTLEKKSKKSKVFSKFSTFTKRKKTPSPSEEATYEHHPSDTATNTYYKWRNDGADSRLVDYDAQADPFNFLYEQQSSLKALQGDSNINRQSSIGSNSNSSGSFDSSTYRKSKPPKHLREQLEQLKTHTNADLVEDQQLEDDERDKYKTITLSSFRKSFRDRLIQQQKEDPHNPAWFVEVPQQTTTTTSSSSDQAQHRLSKENRPDFLVFENDNYRPQSRSPLRDRPSRSVTRSPVKRNETFRVTQPRKSSPSPAPPSIRIEIKNSISPHSPGRFVPVGVAKPMPTAEYYAKPQSPTRHHQPAKMSGRYQTLVHIGSELGGKSSMAPPPSRGRAPTRIQLYGNKPQSATSGAFNYRPHSSSSSSLPHQQTYFGGHYNAPKTAKTTTSTTSQWQTSSSRGLSNNNNNNNNKFGGSGGEPTIYLGRRDQQQHQPHQHQARPAPALIRRNRSPIKIPWR